One genomic region from Eremothecium gossypii ATCC 10895 chromosome I, complete sequence encodes:
- a CDS encoding uncharacterized protein (Syntenic homolog of Saccharomyces cerevisiae YNR021W), with amino-acid sequence MTGVFGFLSKGLDAINSLNSHYFALSVDEQKAMTFVERIRYYNWTFEGICVVLLGLMYAVYVAGTKLNERRSDRLFEQLNKFFWEELQFARVGFSSRDKGRLPYISDRNGTWCTAFATGRTCVDHIVVKAHYPARFNPVGLLVEKLLGMFFPQVVDPHGDEFVQVTVTPNGKWTKDENSAVQATEDGLNRFRFIASIVNKNGMNDSRGKNYFLSLTHTSEGETLPMEYVFMSENNQLNKLLVSYMDGEAFRQTLKRAAHFLRFIAFTDLPEEKPVTDKLWEANQKPRCVIQCSAVLTDADVALLRELIAAVVAFYDVTTREIVQQSPSLLLTNETLRRSVQLRKDELSKIVKIMKQVEREMAQEKKAEEEKKKRRELRDSLSGEQQDKLDQKLKQKRDRRKKNKQALRV; translated from the coding sequence ATGACGGGTGTGTTCGGATTTCTGTCCAAGGGTTTAGATGCCATCAACTCCCTGAATTCGCACTACTTTGCGTTGTCGGTGGATGAACAGAAGGCCATGACTTTCGTTGAGCGTATTAGATACTACAATTGGACGTTTGAGGGGATCTGTGTGGTCCTGCTCGGGCTGATGTATGCCGTGTACGTGGCGGGGACCAAACTAAACGAGCGGCGCTCGGACCGTCTGTTCGAACAGCTGAACAAGTTCTTCTGGGAGGAGCTGCAGTTTGCGCGCGTGGGTTTTTCGTCCCGGGACAAGGGACGGCTGCCATACATCAGCGATCGGAATGGCACATGGTGCACCGCATTCGCTACGGGGCGCACGTGTGTGGACCATATTGTGGTGAAGGCTCACTACCCGGCGCGCTTCAACCCTGTGGGGCTGCTGGTGGAGAAGCTGCTGGGGATGTTCTTCCCGCAGGTGGTGGACCCGCACGGCGATGAGTTTGTGCAGGTGACGGTGACCCCCAACGGGAAGTGGACGAAGGACGAGAACAGCGCGGTTCAGGCGACGGAGGACGGGCTGAACCGGTTCCGGTTCATCGCGTCGATCGTCAACAAGAACGGGATGAACGACTCGCGCGGCAAGAACTACTTCCTCTCCTTGACTCACACGTCCGAGGGCGAAACTCTTCCTATGGAGTACGTCTTCATGTCCGAGAACAACCAGCTGAACAAGCTGCTTGTGAGCTATATGGACGGCGAGGCGTTCCGCCAGACGCTAAAGCGTGCCGCCCACTTTCTGCGGTTCATTGCCTTCACCGACTTGCCAGAAGAGAAGCCCGTCACGGACAAGCTGTGGGAGGCGAACCAGAAACCGCGCTGTGTGATCCAGTGCTCGGCCGTCTTGACCGACGCTGACGTCGCGCTGCTGAGGGAACTCATCGCCGCTGTAGTTGCGTTCTACGATGTCACCACGCGCGAGATCGTGCAGCAGAGCCCTAGCCTACTCTTGACAAACGAGACCCTGCGCCGCTCGGTGCAATTGAGAAAGGACGAGCTCAGCAAGATCGTCAAGATCATGAAGCAGGTGGAACGCGAGATGGCCCAGGAGAAGAAGGCAgaggaggagaagaagaaacGGCGCGAGCTCAGAGACTCGCTCTCGGGCGAGCAGCAGGACAAACTAGACCAGAAGCTCAAGCAAAAGCGCGATCGCCGCAAGAAGAACAAGCAAGCGTTGCGCGTCTAG
- a CDS encoding uncharacterized protein (Syntenic homolog of Saccharomyces cerevisiae YCR051W), which yields MNVWVAASDGLTAQVEELLQQTGADANVKDPNGYTPMHAAAAYGHIDLLRLLIANYRGDVNVRDNDGDTPLHHAEDLQTVRVLVEELGADPSLLNADGNTPLAVYEDDAENAELIEYMRARLGGSACGPAAADAAADAAADLELPDIDSGKLAEFRESIRYTLENVPADETDPESVQRRQRLEEIMRSDCPDEQLEAYIRDMVRNQFFPSTDDTNAKRRR from the coding sequence ATGAACGTCTGGGTCGCTGCTAGTGACGGACTTACTGCCCAGGTTGAGGAACTCCTGCAGCAGACTGGCGCCGATGCCAACGTGAAAGACCCCAACGGCTACACCCCGATGCATGCCGCGGCCGCCTACGGCCACATCGAcctgctgcgcctgctgaTCGCCAACTACCGTGGCGACGTCAACGTGCGTGACAACGACGGCGACACACCGCTGCACCACGCAGAGGACCTGCAGACCGTGCGTGTGCTGGTCGAAGAGCTCGGCGCGGACCCCTCGCTCCTCAACGCAGACGGGAACACCCCGCTTGCCGTATACGAGGACGACGCGGAGAACGCGGAGCTCATCGAGTACATGCGCGCGCGCctcggcggcagcgcctGCGGCCCTGCCGCGGCCGACGCCGCGGCCGACGCCGCGGCCGACCTCGAGCTCCCGGACATCGACTCCGGCAAGCTGGCCGAGTTCCGCGAGAGCATTCGCTACACGCTTGAAAACGTGCCTGCCGACGAGACAGACCCGGAGAGCGTgcagcgccgccagcgGCTCGAGGAGATCATGCGTTCCGACTGCCCCgacgagcagctggaggcTTACATTAGAGACATGGTCCGGAACCAGTTTTTCCCCTCCACCGACGACACCAACGCCAAGCGCAGACGTTGA
- the ATP23 gene encoding putative metalloprotease (Syntenic homolog of Saccharomyces cerevisiae YNR020C (ATP23)) — MSKEPNFPPSEKLEKVEAPADLRSIAGFEWWRRTFEYKTGLGLTPEAKVQYEKDYQYVLQREQCKQCYDNRDWLLKYSPTVVFMTQQIAKLNRRRTGDDSLHFDTSKIICDVCPEWKSGGFNPSLGILLCQNRIRDKWQMEDTLSHELVHQFDELKFEVDWMNLKHHACSEVRASNLSGECRLSQEFFRRGFNGSFGRGHQECVRRRAVLSVMGNPKCKDKAEAEQIVDEVWQSCFNDTRPFEEIYR, encoded by the coding sequence ATGAGCAAGGAACCGAACTTCCCACCTTCTGAGAAACTGGAAAAGGTGGAAGCGCCTGCAGACCTGCGGTCCATTGCAGGCTTTGAGTGGTGGAGACGGACATTCGAATACAAGACCGGTTTGGGTCTGACGCCCGAGGCCAAAGTTCAGTATGAAAAAGATTACCAATACGTGCTGCAAAGAGAGCAGTGCAAACAGTGCTATGACAACAGGGACTGGCTGCTCAAGTACTCGCCGACGGTTGTTTTCATGACGCAGCAGATTGCGAAGCTGAATCGGCGGCGGACAGGCGATGACTCGCTGCACTTCGACACATCCAAAATCATCTGCGATGTCTGCCCCGAGTGGAAGTCTGGCGGTTTCAACCCCAGCCTGGGTATCTTGCTCTGCCAGAACCGCATTCGCGACAAGTGGCAGATGGAGGACACGCTTTCACATGAGCTGGTGCACCAGTTTGACGAGCTCAAGTTTGAGGTGGACTGGATGAACCTCAAGCACCATGCATGTTCTGAAGTGCGCGCTTCCAACCTCAGTGGTGAGTGCCGGCTCTCCCAGGAGTTCTTCCGGAGGGGGTTCAATGGCAGCTTCGGGCGCGGCCACCAGGAATGTGTCAGGAGGCGCGCCGTTCTGAGCGTAATGGGCAATCCCAAGTGCAAGGACAAGGCCGAGGCGGAACAGATAGTAGACGAGGTGTGGCAATCCTGCTTCAACGATACCAGGCCGTTTGAAGAAATCTATAGGTAG
- a CDS encoding sterol O-acyltransferase (Syntenic homolog of Saccharomyces cerevisiae YNR019W (ARE2) and YCR048W (ARE1)): MAQVLAHNKDFLRIQELNADGERERRSLYEDQLQAVEEEECLEGCAQTVVITAAEPTSAEKTREAAVGGRRQTPPPWYTSALMRKERLRFHQGSGEMQSLLRDVQFQCRGTIMDAFVNDPLRIYFSGPCFDSDKNRRLEAEVVEGPAVVRGVALGDGGQVTVQTVTTNFSGFYVLFWLSVAFALVKVTAGYYIKNDGNIMQSEIVHYMTTDLWRVAWFDLLMYLCTYFVFGVQWMCRRGWLRWAGAGWLLTSVYELLFFAYFTYVAEHTMRFKWISKIFLFLHSCVLVMKMHSYAFYNGYLWQILDELQFSRESLALLKDLDDEVDESVLRTLEKSEKFCQFELNSQSTSELFPSNITLRNYFMYSMFPTVVYQISYPRTDRIRWSYFMEKLAAIAGIIFIMMVVAQLLIYPVTIKAMSLRELGMSFSDRAKLWPNLLIEVVPGFIIMYLLVWYLIWDAILNCIAELTRFGDRYFYGDWWNCVNWGDFSRLWNVPVHKFLLRHVYHSSLSAFCLSTTQATFMTFILSSLIHELAMYVIFGKLRFYLFLFQMAQLPLMALNNSKLLHNKKVLLNVLFWLGICTGPSVICTIYLTF, translated from the coding sequence ATGGCACAGGTACTTGCTCACAACAAGGACTTCCTAAGGATCCAGGAGCTCAACGCGGATGGCGAGCGGGAGCGCCGGTCGCTTTACGAGGACCAGCTGCAGGCTGTAGAGGAGGAGGAATGCCTGGAAGGGTGCGCGCAGACGGTGGTGATCACGGCGGCAGAGCCCACGAGCGCGGAGAAGACGCGCGAAGCGGCTGTGggtgggcggcggcagacgccgccgccgtgGTACACAAGTGCTCTGATGCGGAAGGAGCGGCTGCGGTTCCACCAGGGGTCCGGGGAGATGCagtcgctgctgcgcgatgTGCAGTTCCAGTGCCGCGGGACGATCATGGACGCGTTTGTCAACGACCCGCTGCGCATCTACTTCAGCGGGCCGTGCTTCGACAGCGACAAGAACAGGCGGCTGGAGGCCGAGGTGGTGGAGGGGCCGGCGGTGGTGCGCGGGGTGGCGCTCGGTGACGGCGGGCAGGTGACGGTGCAGACCGTGACGACGAACTTCTCGGGGTTCTATGTGCTCTTCTGGCTGTCTGTGGCGTTTGCGCTAGTGAAGGTGACGGCGGGGTACTACATCAAGAACGACGGGAACATCATGCAGTCCGAGATCGTGCACTACATGACCACCGACCTGTGGCGCGTCGCATGGTTCGACCTGCTGATGTACCTGTGCACGTACTTCGTGTTTGGCGTACAGTGGATGTGCCGGCGCGGGTGGCTGCGGTGGGCCGGCGCGGGATGGTTGCTGACGTCTGTGTACGAGCTACTCTTCTTTGCTTACTTCACGTACGTCGCAGAACACACCATGCGGTTCAAGTGGATTTCCAAGATATTTCTGTTCCTGCACTCATGTGTGCTGGTGATGAAGATGCATTCCTATGCCTTCTACAACGGCTATCTGTGGCAGATACTCGACGAGCTGCAGTTTTCACGAGAGTCGCTTGCCCTGTTGAAAGACCTGGACGATGAGGTCGACGAATCGGTGCTCCGCACGCTGGAGAAGAGCGAGAAGTTCTGCCAGTTCGAGCTGAATTCGCAGTCCACGTCTGAGCTGTTCCCCTCGAACATAACCTTGAGGAATTATTTCATGTATTCGATGTTCCCCACCGTAGTGTACCAGATTTCCTACCCGCGGACCGATAGAATAAGATGGTCATACTTTATGGAGAAACTCGCAGCCATTGCCGGGATCATCTTCATCATGATGGTcgtcgcgcagctgctcatCTACCCGGTTACAATTAAGGCTATGAGCTTAAGGGAGCTAGGTATGTCCTTCAGCGACCGCGCCAAACTGTGGCCCAATCTGCTGATCGAGGTGGTCCCTGGGTTCATCATCATGTATCTGTTGGTCTGGTATTTGATCTGGGACGCCATCCTGAATTGCATCGCTGAATTGACTAGGTTCGGAGATCGTTATTTCTATGGCGACTGGTGGAATTGCGTCAATTGGGGTGACTTTTCAAGGCTGTGGAATGTGCCCGTGCACAAGTTCCTGCTACGACATGTGTACCATAGCTCGTTGAGCGCGTTTTGCCTAAGCACCACGCAGGCTACCTTCATGACATTTATTTTGAGCTCTCTAATCCACGAACTTGCAATGTACGTGATTTTTGGGAAATTACGTTTTTACCTGTTTCTGTTCCAAATGGCACAGTTGCCGCTGATGGCTTTGAACAACTCGAAGCTATTGCACAATAAGAAAGTTCTATTAAACGTACTATTCTGGTTAGGGATATGCACGGGACCCAGTGTGATATGTACGATCTACCTGACATTCTAG
- the BUD23 gene encoding 18S rRNA (guanine1575-N7)-methyltransferase (Syntenic homolog of Saccharomyces cerevisiae YCR047C (BUD23)), giving the protein MSRPEDLAPPEVFYNDGESQKYTSSTRVQHIQAKMTLRALELLNVPPCSFILDVGCGSGLSGEILTEEGHMWCGMDIAPSMLATALTREVEGDLVLQDIGVGVPFRAGTFDAAISISAIQWLCNADTSYNDPRRRLMRFFNTLFAALKKGGKFVAQFYPKTDEQVEQILGAAKVAGFSGGLVIDDPESKKNKKYYLVLSAGAARDEEQVNLQGVTMNADLLQQRARKRKEAESRKEYIMRKKDVMKKRGRKVAKDSKFTGRKRRPRF; this is encoded by the coding sequence ATGTCGCGGCCTGAGGACTTGGCGCCGCCAGAGGTGTTCTACAACGATGGGGAGTCGCAGAAGTACACGTCTTCCACGAGAGTGCAGCACATCCAGGCGAAGATGAcgctgcgggcgctggAACTGCTGAACGTCCCGCCCTGCTCGTTCATCCTGGACGTCGGGTGCGGTTCCGGGCTGAGCGGCGAGATCCTGACGGAGGAGGGCCACATGTGGTGCGGGATGGACATAGCGCCGAGCATGCTGGCGACGGCGCTGACGCGGGAGGTGGAGGGAGACCTGGTGCTGCAGGACATCGGCGTGGGCGTGCCGTTCCGCGCGGGCACGTTCGACGCGGCGATCAGTATCTCGGCGATCCAGTGGCTGTGCAACGCCGACACATCGTACAACGacccgcggcggcggctgaTGCGGTTCTTCAACACGCTGTTCGCGGCACTGAAGAAGGGCGGCAAGTTCGTGGCGCAGTTCTACCCGAAGACGGACGAGCAGGTGGAGCAGATCCTGGGCGCGGCCAAGGTGGCCGGCTTCAGCGGCGGGCTGGTGATTGACGACCCAGAGTccaagaagaacaagaagTACTACCTGGTGCTgagcgcgggcgccgcgcgcgacgAGGAGCAAGTCAACCTACAGGGCGTTACGATGAACGCagacctgctgcagcagcgcgcgcgcaaGCGCAAGGAGGCCGAGTCTCGGAAGGAGTACATCATGCGCAAGAAGGATGTGATGAAGAAGCGTGGCCGGAAGGTTGCGAAGGACTCGAAATTCACCGGACGCAAGAGAAGGCCGCGCTTCTGA
- the IMG1 gene encoding mitochondrial 54S ribosomal protein bL19m (Syntenic homolog of Saccharomyces cerevisiae YCR046C (IMG1)), with translation MEPAHRHHHSAYNGDSLRAMLAARLPFAAARPLCRTFQIPTTASKVIPVYPPVEQRARDVIKQISEAKLAQLDPQGVRRKLLSKAEEGCVKAGDIVRVMYDTAKCNYGTIYGYVLSVDRGKIVEDSSLLLRNHIGKTSVETRVPVFSPLLARIDILRRGDPKRRRNKHYYIRNTRLDVGDLESSMRRRKS, from the coding sequence ATGGAGCCTGCGCACCGGCATCACCACTCAGCGTACAACGGCGACTCATTACGAGCGATGCTAGCTGCTAGATTACCGTTTGCTGCGGCCAGGCCGCTGTGCCGGACGTTCCAGATTCCAACGACGGCCTCGAAAGTGATTCCCGTGTACCCACCTGTTGAACAACGCGCGCGGGACGTGATCAAGCAGATATCCGAGGCGAAGCTGGCGCAACTGGACCCGCAGGGCGTCCGCCGCAAGCTGCTGAGCAAGGCGGAGGAGGGCTGCGTGAAAGCCGGCGACATCGTGCGTGTGATGTACGACACAGCAAAATGTAACTACGGAACGATATACGGCTACGTTTTGTCGGTTGACCGGGGCAAAATCGTCGAGGACTCATCGCTGCTTCTGCGCAATCACATCGGCAAGACGTCGGTCGAGACCCGTGTGCCAGTCTTCTCGCCGCTGCTTGCGCGTATCGACATTCTCAGACGCGGCGACCCCAAACGTCGGAGAAACAAGCACTACTACATCAGAAACACCAGACTGGACGTCGGCG